DNA sequence from the Arthrobacter jinronghuae genome:
AGGCGCCAATGACGGAAATGCTCTCGGAGGTTTCGAGGGAATCAAACAGTTCTCCGGTGATTTCCTCGTCATTGAGCACGGACATCTGGTGCTCGGGGGAATCATAAACGTAGGGGAGGTTCAGGACGGAGAAGTCCGGATTGAAGGCTTCCAGCAGCGGTCCGGCAACAATGGCCATGTCCACCGCGCCCGACTGCACCAGTTCCAGAGTCTCGGCCTGGGAGCCGAGCTGCTCGTCCGGGAAAAGCTCGAGTTCGTAGGCGCCGTCCGTGGCTTCTTTCAGCTTGTCGCTGAGTTCCGTAATTGCCACTGCCTGGGGGTGCGAGGCGTTCTGGTTGAATGCCACCTTCAGGACCTTGGTGGATTCTGCGCCACCGTCCCCGCCGGAATCGCCGCCACAGGCGCTGACGCCCAGCATTGCTACGGACGAGAAGGCCAGAACGGCGAATGCCTTGTTTCGATGCATGTGAATTCCTCTTCGTTGAGCCCACGCATGTGGGCGCTTCATTGCGCCTTAACCAGAACCGTCTGTCACAACGTCAATAGCTGCCTAACACCTCTGGCGAAAATGGAACTCTGTTCCATTTGCGCAACGCTAATGTGTTGCAGGTCACTGGTCAAGGGATTTGTTGATTTGTTATCGAGCGGGTTTTGGGCCGTATCTGTATATCCGAAGGGCCGTTTCGGGCCTGTTTTGCTGGGCTTTACCGGGGTTTCCGCGGTTGGCTCACTGCTGGGGTGGCCGGATAAACTCTCAGGATGATCACCACTGGTATTACGGCGTCGCTGGTTCGTGGAGCGGCTGAACTCGAAACAACTCCCCGGGGTCTTCGGCCTCACCGGCTGCCAGCCGCTGTGCGGACCCGCTTTCCTGATCCGCAGCTGATGATGGCGGAAAGCCAGCCCTCCGGGGTTCGTCTGGCGCTGACGACAACATCGGAGGTCCTGGCAGTTGTGGTGCACCCGTCCCGGGTTGTTTACCGGGGTGCGGACCGGCCCCGGGGATCTATGGATCTGGTGGTCGACGGGAAGCTGCTCGAGAGCGACGACCTCACCGGCGGCGATTACGTCGAGGTGGATATGTCGACGGGGGCCGCGACTCCGTTTGAGGGGCCGTCGCATACGAGCGTGTTCCGGCTGCCTGCGGGGGATAAGGTCATCGAGATCTGGCTACCGCACAATGAGGCCATCGAGCTCGTGGAGCTGCGCTCGGATGCTCCGGTTGCACCGTATTCCTCGGGCAAACCTGTCTGGTTGCACCACGGCAGCTCGATCAGCCACGGTTCAAATGCCGCAACGCCGTCTCAGATCTGGCCTGTGATTGCGGCCCACCTCGGCGGCGTCGAACTTCATAATCTTGGTCTGGGCGGCAGCGCCCTCGTGGACCCCTTCACCGCCCAGGTCATGCGCGATACCCCTGCCGATGTCATCAGCGTGAAGCTGGGTATCAATGTGGTGAATATGGATTCCATGCGGCTGCGCGCCTTTGTGCCTGCGGTGCACGGCTTCCTCGACACCATCCGCGAAGGGCATCCGGAGACGCCTCTGGTGCTCATTTCGCCCATATTCTGCGGTATCCATGAGGACACTCCGGGCCCCGGTGCTTTCGACCCGGCGTCGTTCGGGACGGAGCAGATTCGGTTTGTCGCGACCGGTTCGCCGGAGGGGGTGGCTGCGGGCCAGCTGACACTCCGGGTGATCCGTGAGGCGTTGGAGTCTCTGGCGGCGCGCCGGACGGACGATCCGAATCTGCACTTCCTGGACGGACTGAGTCTGTACGGGGCCGAGGATGCTGAGGCGTATCCGTTGCCCGACGCGCTCCATCCGGACACCGCTACGCACCGGTTGATCGGGGAGCGGTTTGCGGAGTATGCGTTCAACACAGAGGGGCCGTTTGCGAAAGTGCCTGGAGTGAGTGGAGCCGCGAAATAAGGGCCTGCAGAGAGGGGGGCCGACCAGCCAATCTGGCTTACGTATCCACTATTCCGTGGCGTTGCCTGATGCTGGGAATTGTTGTTCTTCGATCTCTCTCAACGTTCGTCCTAGTGCGTCCTTCCACGCAGTGCGGCCGTTTTGAGCGCCTCCGTAGAGTGCACCCGCTGCATAGCTCGGAGAGCTGAACAAATGATCACGTTCCATAACGAATGAGCTGCCTTCAACCCGAGCGATTCCCTGCTCTATGAGGCGTTCCCTGATCCGCTTGAGCCCTGCACTGATAGAAGGCCTATCAGCGGCATTGCCCGTACTTCCGGCAAGTACGACAAGCCCTTCAGAGCTCAGGACACCTTCCGCAACGCAGTTCCTTTGCCGAAGACTGAGGCGGTGATCGGTGCCGTTGCTTTGGCTCTCGGGTGTTGCCGGTAGCCCAGTGTCCGTTTGGAAACCGGGCTGGGTGAACGGTGGATGTGCACCAGTGAGCGGCTGAAGTACCGGTTTCCCCAGCGTCGCGAGGAGTACCGAAATTGTTTCCAAGTATTCGTGACAGTCAGATTCCAGCGGCAAGGGGGTATGCCGGTTGGACGCCGTGTTGCCGTTCAGCAGTGCATAGCGGCCGCTGTTGGTTGCGGCCTGTATGGATTTCCACTCCATGAAACCAACATGAGTGTCGGTCCAGGAGTTGGTCAGTGACACCGCGATGAGGGCTCGTTCCCAGAATTCCTTCCCAGCCACATGTTGGCTGAGCCGGCGTCCCACGTTGCCGCTCTGCCCTATATAGCACTCAGGGGTATCTTCATCTTGCGCTCCGAACAGAAAGTACAAGCCCACTTGATTCGCTTCCGGCATTTGCATGAATGCGGACACCTGAGCCCGGGGAACTTCAAACACCCGCACGGTCCGGGTAGTGATTTCGGCCTGTCTTAGACCTGAAGGATCTCCCTGGGGTAGAAAAATCTGTATGGTCTGGGGGCGGCTTTTCATCAGTTCCTTAGGCGTACGAGGACGTACTCGCAGGAGTCCGAATACGTGGACGTCGGTCCGCTGTTTAATGCGGCTTAGTCGTTGTTAATCATTATTCTTCAGCTCAAGCGCCCAATTGCGCCAGCATCTCCCGCAGGCGGACGCCTCCGCTGCTTTGAGCTTCGTCGTCGGTGAGCCGCTTAGTGAGATCCAGCAGGGTTTCCCGCAGGGACCGCTCGGATTCGGTCAAAGCTCCTTCGTAGCCCTCGGCCAAAAGATACGAATGGCTATCCGTCGACAGGGCTACGAGGAGATCCAGGAAGATCTCGAGGGTCCGTCCTGCCGCGGTACTGGATTCCTCATTCATCGGCACCAGGTTCAGCTGGGAAACCATCCGCCGGTCCAGGGGATCCGCGGACAGCATCAGGGCCGTTGCGGATCCGTCCTTGCCCCGGGGCTCCGGAGGAAGGGCACGCTTCACGTCGTGCAGGATCTCGTGGAAGTGGTCGTCGGCAAGGCCGAAGCCGACGAACAGGATGTGCTGCGTCATGAGGGTGGCTTTCACCAGGGCCGAGAGCGCGTTGCGTGATGCGTTGAAACCGAGATAATCGTCGCGGGTGAGGACGATCGAATCAGGGTTCGTCACCGAACCATGAAGCTTCAGCAGCCAGTCGTCGTTCTCCCCGCCGCCGTCAGGAATGACCGACCGGGGGACACCGGCGTCGGCCGAAGCGAATTCAAAGAGTTCGTCATAGTTCAGGGTGATCGCCTCCCTGCTGCCCAGACTGGAGAGGAGGGCCGGTGCCAAACCGTAGCGTTTCAGCTCCACCAGGTCGGCGATGGCCTGATTGAAACTCCGCCCTCCCGCCCCGGAGCGTTCCTCATAGATAGAGCGCAGAATGCCGGCCTGGTCCAGATGCTCGCGCTTTTTGAGCGACATGCCTTCAGGGGTCGAGAGCTGTGCGGCCTTGGCCAAAGCAGCCAGAAGATCGTCCCAGCTCGGGGCGCCGGCACTCATGCTGACACCCGCGCCCATAAAGGGAACGAGCTTGCCGTCCCGGGCATGCGCAGCTAGTCGTGCGGCGTGGTCCTGCAGCTCCCGATCGAGGGGTTTCCACCAGTCCGGCTGACGCTTCCGCAGCTCTTGGGCGAAGGCGAAGTCCTTTTCGTTCGTGAGGATCAGAGCGACGTCGACGCCGGACTCGGCTGCGGCACGGCGTGCCTCCTGGAGGAGCCGCTGAATCACGTCGCCGCGCACCAGTCCTGCTCCGCCGCCGCCGGTGCCGAAAAGCGGCATGGCGAGCAGGGGAACTGGGCGGGACGGTTTGCCGCCCGCAGCCCGCCGTCGCCGTCCGACCTGCTCCGCAGCGAGTCGAACGAATTCACGCAACGGCGGAACCAGATCCTCGACCGAGGAAATGCCGTAATACGGTACGGCAGTGAGGACCGGCATGGGTTCCCCAGCAGGCCAGGAGTCGAGAGGCTGCGCGAGCTTAGCCCCGCTGGCGAAGTCGACATCCCTGCTGCTTGCTATCACTGCTTCCAGGCCCGGGAGCGCCTCCCGCCAGTGCCCTGCAATGCTGTAGGTGCGATCGGTCGGAAGCAGCCATGCATCGCAAGCGAAGTTGGTCAGGCTGCCTCTGGTCACGAAGACGTGTGATTCCCCCATAGGGAATTCCTACCATGCCCGGCCCCCGGTCCACGTATTGGTGGGTTCAGGGGCCGGTTCGACCCGAATTATGCGGAGGGTCGACCCGTCGCCTCGGCGGCCAACAGTTCCCGGAACGCCGGATTCGGGTGGGCGTTGGGGAGGACGCGGCGCACCCGTTCCAGCGCTTCCAGCGGAGTTACTCCTGCGACCCGGGCGCCATAGAGCGCGGCAACGGTAGGTGTCCGGGACTCGGCCCGCACACAATGCAGGAGCACCTTCTTACCCTCGGCTCGGAAACGTTCGACGGCGGCGGCCGCCTCCTGCAGCACGTAACCGGCGTAGGCATTGGAATCCGCGGCGGCTGAATCGACGAGCCAGAACGTTGCGTGGTTCTCCGGCGCGATGCCCGGAACGTCGGCAGTTCCCAGCCTGCACAGGGAAACAACTGCATCAATGCCCAAATCGGCAGTCCTGGCTACTGCGCCCACGCCGCCGAGCCAGACGCCGTCGTCGTCCGGGTGCTGGACCAGGACATCGGTCCTGCTCCACGAGCTGTAATCGTGGTGCTCGGCCCGCGGCCACTCCTGCGTACGTCGTCCCGCCCCGGAGGCGAGTTCGACGCCGAGCGTCATCAGGTCGTGCGCCCGCAGACCCGGCCAGCCGTGCAGGTTCCGGCGCCATTCGAAGGGGACGGCGGAGTAGCCATAGGCGGCGCCCAGAAGGGACCCGGCGATGGCGGCCACCGTGTCGGTGTCCCGGCCGCCGCGGACCGCCTCTTCGAGCCCGGCCCGGAGATGGTCGGGACCGGAAGCGGTGCGGGTGGTGGAGATGGCGCTCCACGCGCCCTGGAGCGCTTCCACTACCCAGCCGTTCTTCGTGAAGTCGCGCGGCCGGGACCGTTCGGCGGTTTCGATCCGCTCCAGCCACGCTGCGGCGCGCTCCTCCGGCAGCAGCGGCAGTCCGGTGCGGATTTCCAGCTTGCCGGTCAGGACGGCGTCGCGGATGGCGATGCACCAGAGTCCGCAGGCTTCCTGGGCGTCGTTTTCCACGTGGGTCAGCGCGCTGAGTACGCCGGCCGCGTCCATGAGTTCGGCCGGGTCCCGGTCCAGATAGGCCAGGGCCAGGGGAGCGGT
Encoded proteins:
- a CDS encoding GDSL-type esterase/lipase family protein; translated protein: MITTGITASLVRGAAELETTPRGLRPHRLPAAVRTRFPDPQLMMAESQPSGVRLALTTTSEVLAVVVHPSRVVYRGADRPRGSMDLVVDGKLLESDDLTGGDYVEVDMSTGAATPFEGPSHTSVFRLPAGDKVIEIWLPHNEAIELVELRSDAPVAPYSSGKPVWLHHGSSISHGSNAATPSQIWPVIAAHLGGVELHNLGLGGSALVDPFTAQVMRDTPADVISVKLGINVVNMDSMRLRAFVPAVHGFLDTIREGHPETPLVLISPIFCGIHEDTPGPGAFDPASFGTEQIRFVATGSPEGVAAGQLTLRVIREALESLAARRTDDPNLHFLDGLSLYGAEDAEAYPLPDALHPDTATHRLIGERFAEYAFNTEGPFAKVPGVSGAAK
- a CDS encoding ADP-ribosylglycohydrolase family protein, with amino-acid sequence MNLNSQQNHRAAGVLVALAAGDALGAGYEFGAPLPDDAEVTMKGGGPFGFNPAEWTDDTSMAIPIAEAFLDAGTTPEALTSVVRAWAAWTRDAKDVGAQTSNVVARARRIASDDGRTDPTADDFTRAAQEFHARAGRSAGNGSLMRTAPLALAYLDRDPAELMDAAGVLSALTHVENDAQEACGLWCIAIRDAVLTGKLEIRTGLPLLPEERAAAWLERIETAERSRPRDFTKNGWVVEALQGAWSAISTTRTASGPDHLRAGLEEAVRGGRDTDTVAAIAGSLLGAAYGYSAVPFEWRRNLHGWPGLRAHDLMTLGVELASGAGRRTQEWPRAEHHDYSSWSRTDVLVQHPDDDGVWLGGVGAVARTADLGIDAVVSLCRLGTADVPGIAPENHATFWLVDSAAADSNAYAGYVLQEAAAAVERFRAEGKKVLLHCVRAESRTPTVAALYGARVAGVTPLEALERVRRVLPNAHPNPAFRELLAAEATGRPSA
- a CDS encoding GIY-YIG nuclease family protein, translated to MKSRPQTIQIFLPQGDPSGLRQAEITTRTVRVFEVPRAQVSAFMQMPEANQVGLYFLFGAQDEDTPECYIGQSGNVGRRLSQHVAGKEFWERALIAVSLTNSWTDTHVGFMEWKSIQAATNSGRYALLNGNTASNRHTPLPLESDCHEYLETISVLLATLGKPVLQPLTGAHPPFTQPGFQTDTGLPATPESQSNGTDHRLSLRQRNCVAEGVLSSEGLVVLAGSTGNAADRPSISAGLKRIRERLIEQGIARVEGSSFVMERDHLFSSPSYAAGALYGGAQNGRTAWKDALGRTLREIEEQQFPASGNATE
- a CDS encoding SIR2 family NAD-dependent protein deacylase, producing MGESHVFVTRGSLTNFACDAWLLPTDRTYSIAGHWREALPGLEAVIASSRDVDFASGAKLAQPLDSWPAGEPMPVLTAVPYYGISSVEDLVPPLREFVRLAAEQVGRRRRAAGGKPSRPVPLLAMPLFGTGGGGAGLVRGDVIQRLLQEARRAAAESGVDVALILTNEKDFAFAQELRKRQPDWWKPLDRELQDHAARLAAHARDGKLVPFMGAGVSMSAGAPSWDDLLAALAKAAQLSTPEGMSLKKREHLDQAGILRSIYEERSGAGGRSFNQAIADLVELKRYGLAPALLSSLGSREAITLNYDELFEFASADAGVPRSVIPDGGGENDDWLLKLHGSVTNPDSIVLTRDDYLGFNASRNALSALVKATLMTQHILFVGFGLADDHFHEILHDVKRALPPEPRGKDGSATALMLSADPLDRRMVSQLNLVPMNEESSTAAGRTLEIFLDLLVALSTDSHSYLLAEGYEGALTESERSLRETLLDLTKRLTDDEAQSSGGVRLREMLAQLGA